Part of the bacterium genome, CCGGTGCCGGTGAGATCTTTGCAGCCCTGGAACGTCGCGGTCCCGAAATGATCAGCAAGTTCCGCTCGTTTGGTGAGGATCTCGGCAACATCGAAGTCTTGCTTCCGGACTCGGTAGGCAACTGGCAATCCGCTGGCGTAATTCGCGAGACCGGGCCTCTGGCTACCGACATGCACTTGCTAGTTCTGCCATCAACAACATTTCTGCCTACTTCAATTCGAATTCGCCTGACGAAGGGTTATTGGCGAATAGACCAAATCTCATTGGTGTCTGTCGGTGATGAACGTATTCCGCAAAGAATTCACCCTTCAGCCGTAAGACGTATGGGACAGCTCGACACGACAGCGCTGGCCGCATTACTCGATGACTCAAAGACATTGGTCACGCTTCCGGGAGATACGGTGCAACTGACATATCAACTCCCGCAACCTCCGGACAACTACGAGTATTTTCTTGAAAGTCGTGGCTACTACCTCGAATGGATGAGGGAAAACTGGCTCGAACAGGAGGATCGCGCTATGGCTATGAAGATCATCACGAGTCCGCAGGCAGCACTAAAAACACTCGCAGCCGACTACAAGCGTATCGAGGCAGAAATGGAAGACTATTTCTGGAGGAGCCGTTATGCGAAGTAGACTTGCCTTGAGTGGCAGTGTATTGGCTCTTCTGATGTTGGCCGGATGCGCTGCATCAATCGCACCAACACACTGGCTGCCTTCGGCACTCGAAGTCCCGCAGGACGGTTATGGCAGCTGGGCATCTGTCACTCTGTCAATTGGTCCGGACGAATTCTCCGAAGGTGAATTGATTGCCTCGACTCCCGACACGCTCTACATCCTTGGATACGAAAGACTCGAGGCTTACGGGCACAATGAGGTCGCCAAGGTGCACCTTCAGAGTTATGATGCCAATTATACTGGTCTTGCCTTCTGGACCGGAATCGGCTCGTTGTCTACAATATCGCACGGGTTTATCTTGGCTATTTCTGCGCCTGTCTGGATCATTACCGGCACTATTGCCACATCATCGCAGTCAAAAGCTCCACACAAGACGATGATGGGCGGTAGTTGGAAGCAGCTCCAAGGTTACTGTCGATTTCCCGGCGGCATGCCCCCATCAATTGACCGGACCGAAATCAAGCCAAAGCCACTTAAAATCCCTGAACTTAAGAGCCCAGCTCAAGTAGACGCCTCCGGCAACGGGACATAGGCCCCTGAAACCTACGCTTTGATGACCTTATCCTCGTTCCAGTAGAGATTCTGTTGGATCTGTTGAGTGCCGAGCCCAATGGTACGATCACGCAGTCGCTCGCAATCGCTGCGCGAACCTATTGTACAACATCATCTTGAGCGTAGATTTGTCAATTAAGGGGTGCCGCCAAAGATCAAGTGTCGAAATGATGACATTGACAGGGAAACTGGTTGTGAGGATCATACGCCAATAAATGGGCGAACCTACCCAAAACATAGGGGAGATATTGCTACACGTTTTTGGATATTGCCAACAAAACAAGTTGACATAGGGGGCATACTCGCTATATTTTTCAACATTCTATGGGAATTGCAGTGTGAAAAAATTCACTAAAGTTCTCGACTTTGTTATCTATGTTTGCGGAGGTTCCTAATGTCTGAAGTATATAAGAATTTCATTAATGGAGAGTGGGTTAGTTCTCATTCTGGGCAGACCTTTGAAAACCGAAATCCTGCGAACACCGACGAGGTCGTTGGTGTTTTCCAGAAATCGGACAAAGTTGATGTCCAAAATGCAATCGATGCCGCCAAGGCCGCTTACAAGAAGTGGCGACTGGTTCCGGCGCCGAAGCGTGCGGAGATCTTGTTCAAGGTCGGCCAGATGCTGGTCGAGCGGAAAGAGAAGTACGCTAACGACATGACCCGCGAGATGGGCAAGGTTTTGAACGAGACTCGTGGTGACGTGCAAGAAGCAATCGACATCTCTTACTTCACAGCTGGTGAGGGTCGCAGATTGCACGGTCAGACTACCCCTTCCGAGCTACCCAACAAGTTCCAAATGTCGGTGAGACAACCCCTCGGAGTTTGCGGGATGATTACCCCCTGGAACTTCCCGATGGCAATCCCATCTTGGAAGATGATCCCAGCCCTCGTTTGTGGGAACACGGTGGTAATCAAGCCGGCTACTGATACTCCGCTTTCTGTCGTGAACTTTATCAAGACAATGGAAGATGCCGGCATGCCGAAAGGCGTCGTTAATATGGTCACCGGTACGGGTTCCGGAGTTGGCGACCCGCTGATGAACAACTCCGATGTGAAAGTCGTGTCCTTTACTGGATCAACCGAAATCGGTTCAGTCGTTTCCAAGGCCTGCGCCCCAGACTTTAAGCACTGCTCGCTTGAAATGGGCGGCAAGAACGCCATGATGGTTATGCCGTCAGCCAAGCTTGAACTGGCAGTTGATGGCGCCCTGTGGGGAGCTTTTGGGACGACCGGCCAGCGCTGTACGGCAACTTCGCGTATTATTGTTCACAAAGACGTCTATAAGCAGTTTGTTGAAAAGCTCGCCGAACGCGCGCGCAAGCTGCGTGTTGGCAACGGACTTGATGCGAATGTCGATATGGGTCCGGCAGTAAATCAGAGCCAGCTTGATACCGACCTGCACTACATTGAAGTAGGAAAGAAAGATGGCGGCAGGCTCGTTTGCGGCGGTGAACGGCTGACTGGTCCAGGCTACGACAAGGGATACTTTGTCCAGC contains:
- a CDS encoding aldehyde dehydrogenase family protein translates to MSEVYKNFINGEWVSSHSGQTFENRNPANTDEVVGVFQKSDKVDVQNAIDAAKAAYKKWRLVPAPKRAEILFKVGQMLVERKEKYANDMTREMGKVLNETRGDVQEAIDISYFTAGEGRRLHGQTTPSELPNKFQMSVRQPLGVCGMITPWNFPMAIPSWKMIPALVCGNTVVIKPATDTPLSVVNFIKTMEDAGMPKGVVNMVTGTGSGVGDPLMNNSDVKVVSFTGSTEIGSVVSKACAPDFKHCSLEMGGKNAMMVMPSAKLELAVDGALWGAFGTTGQRCTATSRIIVHKDVYKQFVEKLAERARKLRVGNGLDANVDMGPAVNQSQLDTDLHYIEVGKKDGGRLVCGGERLTGPGYDKGYFVQPTIYADITQKMTLWKEEVFGPVLSIAMCESLENAIEMANDSAYGLSASLYTMDVNEAFTAMRDVYTGIFYVNSPTIGAEVHLPFGGTKATGNGHREAGHQALDVFSEWKSIYVDFSGTLQRAQIDA